The segment CTCCTCTTCCTAGACGGGGCCAAAAGCCTAGGCCGGGTGCGGCTCGCCCTGAAACGGGCCCTTCCCAAGATCCAGGAGGCGTTGGCATGAACGAGCTGAAGCTAGATATCCAGATTGACAAGGACATCGCCCTGGGCCGCTACACCAACCTGGCCCTTATCGCCCACACCAAGAACGAGTTCATCCTAGACTTCGCCCTGCTCCAGCCCCAGGGCGGGGCCATGGTGGTGAGCCGGATCATCACGAGCCCCCAGCACGCCAAGGCCCTCTTGCGGAGCCTGGCGGAGAACGTGGCCCGCTACGAGGAAACCTTCGGCCCCATCCCCGAGCCGGTGGCGGAAAACCAGGCCTAAGGAAGGCGTAAAAAGGGCTGGGCTTTCGCCCAGCCCTAAAGGTTTTCCCGCCACCAGTCCAGGTAGGCCCGAAGCCGCGCCAGC is part of the Thermus hydrothermalis genome and harbors:
- a CDS encoding DUF3467 domain-containing protein; this translates as MNELKLDIQIDKDIALGRYTNLALIAHTKNEFILDFALLQPQGGAMVVSRIITSPQHAKALLRSLAENVARYEETFGPIPEPVAENQA